The following coding sequences lie in one Streptomyces sp. NBC_00510 genomic window:
- a CDS encoding acyl-CoA thioesterase, whose amino-acid sequence MAPRYKTPADSAVTLAHIMSEHDTNLYGTVHGGVVMKLVDDAAAAAAARHASGPAVTVSVEGMAFLHPAHAGDLLTVHAVVEHAGRTSMDVGVRVTAERWDTPGPATDVVTAHLVFVATGADGRPRPVAELRPASAEDERRHARALRRRALRARQAEAG is encoded by the coding sequence ATGGCCCCGCGGTACAAGACCCCGGCCGACTCGGCCGTCACGCTCGCCCACATCATGAGCGAGCACGACACCAACCTGTACGGGACCGTCCACGGCGGGGTCGTGATGAAGCTCGTCGACGACGCGGCGGCGGCGGCCGCGGCCCGGCACGCCTCGGGCCCCGCGGTGACCGTCTCCGTGGAGGGGATGGCCTTCCTCCACCCGGCGCACGCCGGTGACCTGCTCACCGTCCACGCGGTCGTGGAGCACGCGGGCCGCACCTCGATGGACGTCGGCGTCCGCGTCACCGCCGAGCGCTGGGACACCCCGGGCCCTGCGACCGACGTCGTCACGGCGCACCTGGTCTTCGTGGCCACCGGCGCCGACGGCAGGCCCCGGCCGGTGGCGGAGCTCAGGCCGGCGTCGGCCGAGGACGAGCGGCGGCACGCCCGGGCGCTGCGCCGCCGCGCCCTGCGCGCCCGGCAGGCCGAGGCGGGCTGA
- a CDS encoding VOC family protein produces MSRIALVTLVVRDYDEAIAFYTGALGFELVEDEPRPGGSRWVVVRPPGGAAGSGLLLARAKNDAELSRVGDQTGGRVGFFLHTEDFAGDHARMSAAGVTFLEEPRHEAYGSVVVFQDPYGNRWDLLQPAATAPADQEHTA; encoded by the coding sequence ATGTCCCGTATCGCCCTGGTCACCCTCGTCGTCCGCGACTACGACGAGGCCATCGCCTTCTACACCGGCGCCCTCGGCTTCGAGCTCGTCGAGGACGAGCCGCGCCCCGGCGGCAGCCGGTGGGTCGTCGTGCGCCCGCCCGGCGGCGCCGCGGGCAGCGGGCTGCTGCTCGCCCGCGCCAAGAACGACGCGGAGCTGTCGCGGGTCGGCGACCAGACCGGCGGACGGGTCGGCTTCTTCCTGCACACCGAGGACTTCGCGGGCGACCACGCGCGGATGAGCGCCGCGGGGGTGACCTTCCTGGAGGAGCCCCGCCACGAGGCGTACGGCTCGGTCGTCGTCTTCCAGGACCCGTACGGGAACCGCTGGGACCTCCTCCAGCCCGCCGCCACCGCCCCCGCCGACCAGGAGCACACCGCGTGA